A genomic segment from Kyrpidia tusciae DSM 2912 encodes:
- the lpdA gene encoding dihydrolipoyl dehydrogenase has translation MVVGEFTTEVDLLIIGGGPGGYVAAIRAAQLGKKVTLVERDKLGGVCLNVGCIPSKALIAAAHRYEDVKKLDEIGIQAGDVRVDFAKVQTWKQGVVDKLTGGVASLMKANKVEVIKGEALFANDREARVINGYEANRYRFNQCIIATGSRPIELKDLPFGGRVISSTEALSLQEIPRRLLVIGGGYIGIELGTVFAKFGTQVTVLEGTESILPTFEKEVLRLVERRLKKLNVTVVTSAMAKGVEETADGVTVTASVKGEEQRYEADYVLVTVGRRPNTEDLGLDMAGVRTEKGLIQVDKQGRTSVGHIFAVGDVVPGPALAHKASYEGKVAAEAAAGEASEVDYRVIPAVVFSDPEIAVVGLSESEAKEKGLDVVTGRFPFAANGRALSLTDAEGFVKLVADKSSGELLGAQIVGPEASDLIAEAALAIEMGATLEDVALTIHAHPTLGEVMMEAAEVGLGRPVHIAPR, from the coding sequence ATGGTCGTCGGGGAATTTACCACCGAGGTGGACCTGTTGATCATTGGCGGAGGCCCGGGGGGATACGTGGCCGCCATTCGGGCCGCCCAACTCGGGAAAAAGGTGACGCTCGTTGAGCGGGACAAGCTGGGTGGGGTGTGCCTGAACGTCGGCTGTATTCCGTCCAAGGCGCTGATCGCCGCCGCCCACCGGTATGAGGATGTAAAAAAGCTGGACGAGATCGGCATCCAGGCCGGGGATGTCCGAGTGGATTTTGCGAAAGTGCAGACCTGGAAGCAAGGCGTGGTCGACAAGCTCACCGGTGGCGTGGCGAGTTTAATGAAGGCCAACAAGGTAGAAGTCATCAAAGGAGAAGCTCTTTTTGCCAACGACCGGGAGGCGAGGGTGATCAACGGCTATGAGGCGAATCGTTATCGCTTTAACCAATGCATCATCGCCACCGGATCCCGGCCCATTGAGCTCAAAGACCTGCCCTTCGGAGGCCGCGTGATTTCTTCCACGGAGGCGCTGTCCTTGCAGGAGATTCCCAGGCGGCTTTTGGTCATTGGTGGAGGGTACATAGGGATCGAACTCGGTACCGTCTTTGCTAAATTTGGGACGCAGGTGACGGTGCTGGAGGGGACCGAATCGATCCTTCCGACCTTTGAAAAAGAGGTTTTGCGGCTGGTGGAACGCCGGCTCAAAAAACTGAATGTCACCGTGGTGACCTCCGCCATGGCCAAGGGTGTGGAGGAAACCGCTGACGGTGTGACGGTCACGGCTTCCGTGAAGGGTGAAGAGCAGCGGTACGAGGCGGACTATGTACTGGTCACTGTAGGCCGCAGGCCCAATACGGAAGATCTCGGGCTGGACATGGCTGGAGTGCGCACAGAAAAAGGGCTGATTCAAGTCGACAAACAAGGGCGCACCAGCGTGGGGCACATCTTTGCCGTCGGTGACGTGGTGCCGGGGCCGGCCCTGGCTCATAAAGCGTCTTATGAAGGCAAAGTGGCCGCCGAAGCGGCTGCCGGAGAGGCCAGTGAAGTGGATTACAGGGTCATTCCCGCCGTGGTCTTCTCCGATCCGGAGATCGCGGTGGTGGGGTTGAGCGAGTCCGAGGCAAAGGAGAAGGGGCTCGACGTGGTGACGGGGAGATTCCCCTTCGCGGCCAATGGGCGCGCCCTCTCCTTAACAGATGCTGAGGGTTTCGTCAAACTGGTGGCGGACAAATCCAGTGGAGAGTTGCTTGGCGCACAGATCGTCGGCCCGGAAGCTTCAGACCTTATCGCCGAAGCGGCTTTGGCGATTGAGATGGGTGCCACCCTGGAGGACGTCGCGCTTACAATCCACGCCCACCCGACTTTGGGCGAGGTGATGATGGAAGCGGCGGAGGTCGGCCTGGGCCGGCCGGTGCACATCGCTCCGCGCTAA
- a CDS encoding MFS transporter: protein MSTARILFASLIGSVIEWYDFYLYGSATALVFSTLYFPTHDPAVSIILAFATFGAGYAARPLGSVLFGHFGDRLGRKAALMFTLMGMGGSSTLIGLLPTYQHIGLWAPALLVLLRLIQGVALGGEWGGAILLATENAPKGVRGLYGSIPQMGVPVGLVLGTFGLALINHFTTNAQFMAWGWRIPFLFSIFLVVVGLWIRGGVDETPVFKAQKQSGDVARVPLIDALVHDWKNVLRAIGLKLGDGFVNVFTMSYVLTFATMYLGYSRGDALNALTLGCATMLIVMPIIGYYSDYIGRKRIYISGLVLLLVLSIPYFALMAQHVIWLYLMEVIVLGIVWGAIFATQGTFFSELFPAKVRYTGLSVGYQVAAAIVGFGPLAWTAMAKNFGPSPWVFGGFFIGGLIISLVLSLFSPETKEIAYSRTELTAEN from the coding sequence ATGAGCACAGCCCGGATTCTTTTCGCGAGCCTCATCGGATCGGTCATCGAATGGTATGACTTTTATCTGTATGGTTCAGCCACAGCTCTGGTTTTTTCGACATTATATTTTCCCACTCATGATCCCGCGGTTTCCATCATCCTGGCCTTTGCCACTTTTGGAGCGGGTTATGCCGCCCGACCTCTGGGAAGTGTACTTTTTGGTCACTTCGGCGATCGCCTTGGCCGTAAAGCCGCCTTGATGTTCACTTTGATGGGGATGGGAGGAAGTTCCACACTCATTGGCCTGCTGCCCACCTATCAGCATATCGGCCTGTGGGCCCCCGCCCTTTTGGTTCTCCTTCGCTTAATCCAGGGGGTCGCTCTGGGGGGTGAATGGGGAGGTGCGATCCTTCTCGCTACCGAAAATGCCCCCAAAGGAGTGCGCGGGCTATACGGGTCGATTCCGCAAATGGGGGTGCCCGTGGGTCTGGTGTTGGGGACGTTTGGCCTGGCGCTGATCAACCACTTTACAACCAACGCACAGTTCATGGCCTGGGGATGGCGAATTCCATTTTTATTCAGCATTTTTCTCGTGGTGGTCGGCCTTTGGATTCGCGGCGGCGTGGACGAGACTCCAGTTTTCAAGGCCCAGAAACAAAGCGGAGATGTTGCCCGGGTTCCCCTGATTGACGCTTTGGTGCACGATTGGAAAAATGTTCTCCGGGCGATCGGGTTGAAGCTGGGAGACGGGTTTGTCAACGTGTTCACCATGTCCTACGTACTCACTTTTGCCACGATGTATCTTGGGTATTCCCGGGGTGACGCGTTGAACGCATTGACTCTGGGTTGTGCCACGATGCTGATCGTCATGCCCATCATCGGATATTATTCTGATTATATTGGAAGAAAGCGCATTTACATCTCCGGATTAGTTCTGCTACTGGTGTTGTCCATCCCTTATTTTGCCTTAATGGCCCAACATGTCATTTGGCTATATCTCATGGAGGTCATCGTGCTGGGGATCGTATGGGGGGCCATCTTCGCCACTCAGGGGACATTTTTCTCGGAGCTGTTTCCCGCAAAGGTCCGGTACACGGGATTGTCGGTGGGATACCAGGTGGCTGCGGCCATTGTCGGTTTTGGGCCTCTGGCATGGACGGCCATGGCAAAAAATTTTGGCCCGTCACCATGGGTATTCGGGGGGTTTTTTATCGGAGGGCTGATCATCTCCCTGGTTCTCAGTTTGTTCTCGCCGGAGACCAAGGAGATCGCCTATTCTCGAACCGAGCTCACTGCCGAGAATTAA
- a CDS encoding sigma-54 interaction domain-containing protein — translation MAPSVHRTLDDHSGLLLHQLIDNAYDGIYITDNIGNPLYFNEAFLRISGIPVDAARRLSVWELLDQHFLPNSCVAEVIRRNQPHNTIIHYYSGIEAIVTGIPVYDTEGALLYVVASVRDITELNRLRREVEAMRTQAELRAPLRVQLIGDKADEALVYRSAVMEKILTFAARAATVDSPVMILGESGVGKDVLAKYIHAQGENGQERPFVKINCGAIPAELLESELFGYEGGAFTGANRRGKAGMFELAHRGTIFLDEIGEMPLALQVKLLAVLQDRQVQRIGSTRPTPLDVRVITATNADIKDLLAKKAFRQDLFYRLNVLTVTVPPLRDRREDIPALIAYFLGEYNRKFGLNRYLAPEALQALLDYSWPGNIRQLRNVMERLVVLSEDDRIGVEALPGEITRGDPSAPGQVQERLHPPTDDRLTLREAVAQFERRYLQEQLIKHRTLRECATALGIDVATLVRKKKRYGL, via the coding sequence TTGGCCCCGTCCGTTCATCGTACCTTGGATGACCATTCCGGGCTTCTGTTGCACCAATTGATCGACAACGCCTATGACGGAATCTATATTACAGACAACATCGGCAACCCGCTGTATTTCAACGAAGCGTTCCTTCGCATTTCCGGGATTCCTGTCGACGCCGCCCGGCGTCTATCGGTGTGGGAACTGTTGGACCAACATTTTCTTCCGAATTCCTGTGTGGCCGAGGTCATCCGTCGAAATCAACCCCACAACACGATCATCCACTATTACAGTGGAATCGAGGCGATTGTCACCGGTATCCCGGTATATGACACAGAAGGGGCTTTGCTGTACGTGGTGGCCAGTGTCCGGGACATCACTGAACTCAACCGCCTGCGCCGGGAAGTGGAGGCGATGCGCACCCAAGCCGAACTGCGGGCACCCCTCCGGGTGCAACTGATCGGTGATAAGGCTGACGAGGCCCTGGTGTATCGCAGCGCGGTGATGGAGAAAATCCTCACTTTCGCCGCCCGGGCGGCCACCGTCGATTCGCCGGTGATGATTCTGGGCGAATCCGGGGTCGGCAAAGACGTGTTGGCGAAATACATCCACGCCCAAGGGGAAAATGGGCAGGAGCGCCCTTTCGTCAAGATCAACTGTGGGGCAATCCCGGCGGAATTGCTCGAATCCGAACTTTTTGGATATGAAGGAGGGGCTTTTACCGGGGCAAATCGCCGGGGAAAGGCGGGCATGTTTGAGCTTGCCCATCGGGGGACGATTTTTCTCGATGAAATCGGCGAGATGCCCCTGGCCCTGCAGGTTAAGCTCCTGGCGGTTTTGCAGGATCGCCAGGTGCAACGGATCGGTTCAACCCGACCCACGCCTTTGGATGTACGGGTCATCACCGCGACGAACGCCGACATCAAAGACCTGTTGGCAAAAAAAGCATTTCGACAAGATTTGTTCTACCGCCTGAACGTACTCACCGTCACGGTCCCTCCCCTGCGGGATCGGCGGGAAGATATCCCCGCGCTCATCGCCTATTTTCTCGGCGAGTACAATCGCAAATTCGGTCTGAACCGGTATCTCGCTCCCGAGGCTTTGCAGGCTCTTCTCGACTACTCCTGGCCGGGAAACATCCGTCAACTCCGCAATGTTATGGAACGATTGGTGGTACTTTCCGAAGACGATCGGATTGGGGTCGAGGCGCTGCCCGGCGAGATCACCCGTGGCGATCCCTCGGCTCCCGGCCAGGTGCAAGAGCGACTCCACCCGCCCACAGATGACCGGTTGACGCTGCGAGAGGCGGTTGCGCAGTTCGAAAGGCGGTATCTTCAAGAACAACTTATAAAGCACAGGACCTTGCGGGAATGTGCCACGGCTTTGGGGATTGACGTAGCCACCCTGGTGCGCAAGAAAAAACGGTACGGGCTGTGA
- a CDS encoding rhodanese-like domain-containing protein, whose product MREWSGEDLWRRMQEGTAPRIIDVREPVEYYEHGHIPGAELIPMGEISAALGRISKHEEIVFVCRSGSRSGYVCQFLQRLGYERVINLAGGMIYWPGAVNYGPESEGA is encoded by the coding sequence ATGCGCGAGTGGAGTGGCGAGGACCTATGGCGCCGGATGCAGGAGGGGACTGCCCCCCGGATTATCGACGTGCGGGAACCGGTAGAGTATTATGAACACGGGCATATCCCTGGAGCGGAATTAATCCCGATGGGCGAGATTTCTGCAGCTCTCGGCCGAATTTCAAAGCACGAGGAGATTGTTTTTGTCTGCCGGTCGGGCAGCCGAAGTGGCTATGTGTGCCAATTCCTTCAGCGGTTGGGGTACGAGCGTGTCATCAACCTGGCCGGTGGCATGATCTACTGGCCTGGAGCGGTGAATTACGGACCTGAATCCGAAGGTGCGTGA
- a CDS encoding class I adenylate-forming enzyme family protein — protein MDIAGYRTLNTVWAHWVDRQPDKPFLLYEDPSQELETFTYGEMESRIARMAGLFRELGVSRGTIVNLHMNNSPIFYMAWLGAARLGAALLCTNPLSSVDELRYLLNHSGAVLSITDRHSAEAIGEAAEACPDLHHILVAAEPGEPLPSQRMLPLSASLAGAPDARIHETGDSEMMAGILYTSGTTSKPKGVIITHANYIYAGETMARGVRLGPDDRQLAVLPLFHGNAQYYSTMSALVVGASIGLTARFSASRYFKQAIRLRATVGSLFAAPIRMILRQPYDPEDRNHSLRAVWFAQSVTREELRLFSERYGDILLQLYGMTETMGTPLMNPLDGDRRNETIGLPTLGYEVRVVDDAGRDCPVGIPGQIIVRGTPGRSIMKGYYKNEEATRETIRDGWLYTGDVAKIDAEGYFHFVDRIKDMVKRAGENVAAGEVEAVLLQHPDVADAAVIGVPDPIRDEKIVAYLIPRSPEHAPAEDLIEYCRQRLARFKVPEEILFVEELPRTSVGKIQKHILRQWYKEGP, from the coding sequence ATGGACATTGCTGGTTACCGCACGTTGAACACCGTATGGGCACATTGGGTGGATCGCCAACCCGATAAACCATTTCTGTTGTATGAAGACCCGAGTCAAGAATTGGAGACCTTCACTTACGGAGAAATGGAATCCCGGATCGCGCGAATGGCCGGTCTCTTTCGTGAACTGGGCGTGAGTCGGGGGACCATCGTCAACCTCCACATGAACAATTCGCCGATTTTTTATATGGCCTGGCTTGGAGCGGCTCGACTCGGCGCCGCCTTGCTGTGCACGAACCCACTGTCCAGTGTCGACGAATTGAGGTACCTGCTCAACCACAGCGGCGCAGTGCTTTCCATCACCGACCGACACTCCGCGGAAGCCATCGGGGAAGCTGCGGAAGCATGCCCGGACTTGCACCATATTCTCGTCGCCGCCGAGCCCGGCGAGCCGTTGCCGTCACAACGTATGTTGCCCCTGTCCGCCTCGCTCGCCGGAGCCCCGGATGCACGGATCCACGAGACTGGAGATTCGGAGATGATGGCGGGCATTTTATACACGTCGGGCACCACATCGAAACCAAAAGGCGTGATCATCACCCACGCCAACTACATCTACGCCGGGGAGACGATGGCCCGAGGGGTGCGGTTGGGGCCCGACGATCGACAACTGGCCGTGTTGCCGCTGTTTCACGGCAATGCCCAGTATTATTCCACCATGTCGGCCCTGGTGGTCGGAGCGAGCATTGGGCTGACGGCCAGATTCAGCGCCTCTCGGTATTTTAAACAAGCCATTCGACTCAGGGCGACGGTCGGCAGTTTGTTCGCAGCCCCGATCCGCATGATCCTCCGGCAACCCTATGATCCTGAAGACCGGAACCATTCCCTGAGAGCCGTGTGGTTCGCCCAGTCCGTCACCCGGGAGGAACTCCGCCTGTTCTCGGAACGATATGGCGACATCCTGCTGCAACTGTACGGAATGACCGAAACGATGGGCACCCCCCTCATGAACCCTCTGGATGGAGATCGGCGCAACGAAACGATCGGATTGCCCACTCTCGGATACGAAGTGCGGGTGGTGGACGACGCCGGGCGGGATTGCCCCGTCGGCATCCCTGGGCAGATCATCGTCAGAGGTACTCCGGGTCGGAGCATTATGAAAGGGTACTACAAGAATGAGGAGGCTACCCGGGAGACGATCCGGGACGGATGGCTGTACACCGGGGACGTGGCAAAAATCGATGCAGAGGGGTATTTTCACTTCGTCGACCGGATCAAAGACATGGTGAAACGGGCCGGGGAGAATGTGGCCGCCGGAGAGGTGGAGGCGGTGCTGCTGCAGCATCCGGATGTCGCCGATGCAGCGGTGATCGGAGTGCCGGATCCCATTCGCGATGAAAAAATCGTCGCCTACCTGATCCCGCGATCGCCGGAGCATGCGCCGGCAGAAGATCTCATCGAGTACTGTCGCCAGCGGCTGGCACGATTCAAGGTGCCCGAAGAGATCCTGTTCGTGGAGGAGCTTCCCCGCACCTCCGTGGGCAAGATTCAGAAGCACATCCTTCGGCAATGGTACAAGGAGGGCCCTTGA
- a CDS encoding metal-sensitive transcriptional regulator: MEYTDAMKNRLKRIEGQVRGIMGMMEKEQSCRDVVTQLSAVRAAIDRLIVYVIGSNMEMCIRDEVENGRPADQVIQEAIELLMKSR, from the coding sequence ATGGAATACACAGATGCGATGAAGAATCGCCTGAAGCGCATCGAGGGTCAGGTTCGGGGCATTATGGGCATGATGGAAAAGGAGCAGTCCTGTCGAGATGTTGTCACGCAACTGTCCGCAGTTCGGGCGGCGATCGACCGGCTCATTGTATATGTGATCGGATCGAACATGGAAATGTGCATCCGGGACGAAGTTGAGAACGGCCGCCCTGCGGACCAAGTGATTCAAGAAGCCATTGAACTTTTGATGAAAAGTCGCTGA
- a CDS encoding diaminopimelate decarboxylase family protein, whose translation MPRGMGIAMVLFDKLTRRNMLIRNGRLTMDDVDLEALADRFGTPLYVYSESHLWRNVRQLHDAFHYEHVPADLFFPLRASSNLAILQAIGRTGIGVEVGSMGELKKALTAGFSGERILLAGADRPPELLSHALERGVRAISTDSLSEIETLSTLGTRMARPADILLEVDPVLSFPNHRPPTPYYLKSGIDRHDLLSFAEQTLNYPGIRIRGLHVQVGTYRWKPETLRRVGEIALELLEQIRSRLGVDGDVLFLGGELPLQVQELDLPSSDEAAAELDQDLLAARTLAELLTQYDRPLRFVLSPGERLIANAGLLLTTVRQVKSKSIRDEEGNITDIVRWLIVDAGLNILPQWPGEPSNRAALSVTRAEQTHDVPFKIGGPLYDHRDYFRDGAQGSEYYLLPGNTRPGDRLAFLDTGAYVLEYMSEANSFPRAGAAMIRTSGQVHLIRHHDTFRQLVDCDVFPGKYRKEPRPHHQVDL comes from the coding sequence GTGCCGAGGGGGATGGGGATCGCCATGGTCCTGTTCGATAAACTGACAAGACGGAACATGCTCATTCGCAATGGCCGGCTAACTATGGATGATGTCGATCTAGAGGCACTGGCGGATCGCTTCGGCACGCCACTGTATGTGTATTCCGAATCCCATCTGTGGCGAAATGTCCGTCAACTCCACGACGCCTTTCACTACGAACACGTACCCGCCGACCTGTTCTTTCCGCTGCGGGCCTCTTCGAATCTGGCCATTCTTCAAGCCATCGGTCGGACCGGTATCGGGGTCGAGGTCGGCTCTATGGGAGAGCTCAAAAAGGCTCTCACCGCAGGTTTCAGTGGAGAACGCATCTTGCTCGCCGGAGCAGATAGACCTCCGGAACTTCTCTCCCATGCCTTGGAACGAGGGGTACGGGCGATCAGTACGGACTCCCTGTCGGAAATCGAGACGTTGTCCACGCTGGGTACCCGCATGGCGCGCCCGGCCGACATTCTGTTGGAAGTCGACCCCGTGCTGTCTTTCCCCAACCATCGGCCACCCACTCCCTATTATCTAAAGTCCGGGATCGATCGTCATGACTTGCTTTCTTTCGCCGAGCAAACCCTTAATTATCCCGGCATACGTATCCGGGGTCTTCATGTGCAGGTCGGCACCTACCGGTGGAAACCCGAAACGTTACGTCGAGTCGGCGAGATCGCCCTAGAACTGTTAGAACAGATTCGAAGTCGGCTCGGGGTGGATGGGGATGTTCTCTTCCTGGGGGGAGAACTGCCACTTCAGGTGCAGGAGTTAGATCTTCCGTCCTCGGATGAAGCCGCCGCAGAATTGGATCAGGATCTGCTGGCCGCGCGGACCTTGGCGGAGCTCTTGACCCAGTACGACCGGCCGCTGCGTTTCGTTCTGTCTCCCGGCGAGCGGCTCATTGCGAACGCCGGCCTATTGCTGACCACCGTCCGCCAGGTAAAAAGCAAATCGATTCGGGACGAAGAAGGAAATATCACCGATATCGTGCGCTGGTTAATCGTCGATGCCGGACTCAACATCCTTCCTCAGTGGCCCGGGGAACCGAGCAACAGGGCCGCTTTGTCCGTCACCCGGGCAGAACAAACTCACGATGTCCCCTTCAAAATCGGCGGCCCCTTGTACGACCACCGGGATTATTTTCGCGACGGCGCCCAGGGCAGCGAGTACTATCTCCTTCCGGGGAACACGCGCCCCGGAGACCGTTTGGCCTTTTTGGACACCGGCGCCTACGTGCTTGAATATATGTCCGAAGCCAACAGCTTTCCCCGGGCCGGCGCCGCGATGATTCGCACCTCCGGTCAGGTCCATCTGATTCGCCATCACGACACCTTTCGGCAACTCGTGGATTGTGACGTATTTCCAGGGAAATACAGAAAAGAGCCACGCCCCCACCACCAGGTGGATTTGTAG
- a CDS encoding rhodanese-like domain-containing protein, producing MREAHELRSGHVPGAVNVPLSRLSRELHRIPKDREVALICRSGHRSVQAARILKKAGYARLWNVRGGMIAWNRRLHSKRSR from the coding sequence GTGCGGGAGGCGCACGAGCTTCGATCAGGTCACGTACCGGGAGCTGTGAATGTGCCGCTGAGCCGATTGTCTCGCGAATTGCACCGCATCCCAAAGGATCGGGAGGTGGCCTTGATCTGTCGAAGCGGCCATCGAAGTGTTCAGGCGGCACGAATCCTGAAAAAGGCCGGGTATGCCCGGCTCTGGAACGTTCGGGGCGGGATGATCGCCTGGAATCGACGGCTCCATTCAAAGCGGAGCCGGTGA